The proteins below are encoded in one region of Rhodopirellula islandica:
- a CDS encoding sulfatase produces the protein MPSKIQTIVTLLTLTACCLLAPNSVAQAKERPNVLLILVDDLKPALGCYGDTIAKTPHIDSLAGRGMRFDMAYCNQAVCAPSRFTLMLGSHSTSTGLYGLGSQLRQIIPEAVTMPQHFAKHGGYRTESLGKIFHIGHGNHGDPESFSVPHFKEKVIEYLEPDSTDGGQLTREEAYFTNQMLDQIKSLPRGAAYESPEAKDEDYADGRVAAETIQRLQAAKQRRQTEGTPFFIAAGFARPHLPFSAPQKYWDLYDPASLPMPEHEALPVDAPQVAGKRGGEISNYKPVPTQPKAEFSDDLKRNLIHGYYASVSYVDAQIGKVVSELDRLELSENTIVVLWGDHGFHLGDLGIWTKHTNYEQANRIPILITAPGVTQPGTSTKQLTESVDLFPTLSELAGLPAPTGPQPIDGVSLVPVLQNPSARVREHAYHVFPKRKLGRAIRTERHRLVQWKTIGGDDVPALELYDYQTDPLETKNLAVDLPEVVKQLSIVLEKYPAPAARDR, from the coding sequence ATGCCGTCAAAAATCCAAACGATCGTCACGTTGCTGACGCTCACCGCCTGTTGTTTGCTCGCACCCAATTCCGTTGCCCAGGCGAAAGAACGGCCCAACGTATTGCTGATCTTGGTCGATGACCTGAAGCCTGCCCTGGGATGCTACGGCGACACGATCGCGAAAACACCACACATCGATTCGCTGGCAGGTCGCGGGATGCGATTCGACATGGCGTACTGCAACCAAGCCGTCTGCGCGCCATCGCGTTTCACCTTGATGCTGGGTTCACACTCCACCTCAACTGGCCTGTACGGCCTGGGCAGCCAACTGCGTCAGATCATCCCCGAGGCGGTCACGATGCCACAGCACTTTGCCAAACACGGTGGCTACCGGACCGAGTCTCTGGGCAAGATCTTTCACATTGGACACGGCAACCATGGCGACCCAGAGTCGTTCTCGGTTCCCCACTTCAAAGAAAAAGTCATCGAGTACCTGGAACCGGACAGCACCGATGGTGGGCAACTGACCCGCGAAGAGGCCTACTTCACCAATCAGATGCTGGACCAAATCAAATCACTTCCTCGCGGAGCCGCGTATGAATCGCCCGAAGCAAAGGACGAAGACTACGCCGACGGTCGCGTCGCAGCGGAAACGATTCAACGGCTGCAAGCGGCAAAGCAACGCCGACAAACCGAAGGCACGCCATTCTTCATCGCCGCCGGCTTCGCTCGTCCCCACCTGCCATTCAGTGCCCCTCAGAAGTACTGGGATCTCTACGACCCAGCTTCGCTGCCGATGCCTGAACACGAAGCGTTGCCCGTCGATGCACCGCAGGTCGCCGGCAAACGCGGCGGCGAAATCTCCAACTACAAACCTGTCCCCACACAACCCAAAGCAGAATTCAGCGACGATCTCAAACGCAATTTGATTCACGGCTACTACGCGAGCGTCAGTTACGTCGACGCCCAAATCGGCAAAGTGGTCTCCGAACTCGATCGCTTGGAACTTTCCGAGAACACGATCGTGGTGCTTTGGGGCGATCATGGCTTTCATCTCGGTGACCTCGGCATTTGGACCAAACACACCAACTACGAACAAGCCAACCGGATTCCGATCTTGATCACCGCGCCGGGTGTCACTCAGCCGGGCACCTCCACCAAGCAATTGACCGAAAGCGTGGATCTCTTTCCAACGTTGAGCGAACTCGCGGGCCTGCCTGCACCAACGGGCCCCCAACCGATCGACGGAGTCAGCTTGGTCCCGGTCCTCCAGAACCCTTCCGCACGAGTTCGTGAACACGCCTACCACGTTTTCCCCAAACGCAAACTGGGCCGAGCGATTCGGACCGAACGCCATCGCTTGGTGCAGTGGAAAACGATCGGTGGAGACGACGTCCCCGCCCTCGAACTCTATGACTACCAAACCGATCCACTCGAGACCAAGAATCTGGCCGTGGATCTCCCTGAAGTGGTCAAGCAATT
- a CDS encoding peroxidase family protein, whose amino-acid sequence MLFRLKRTMKHPGRKRRRLRGEPLEARQLMAADFGGYRHNIYDAEDVNDDGRVSAIDALLIINAMTNEISRDENMFTDVNGDDRRSALDALRVINRIERGDGFPVDTDADEELNPPLPETPSEVRSIDGTGNNPNDHFWGSVGQRLIRMAPAAYSDGISKLAGADRPSAREVSNVLSAMNTSQVLNDRGLSAFVYVWGQFIDHDLGLSESDEHGEAIDIAVPEGDLWFDPTGSGEAVIPMRRTPIAEGTGTSIDNPAQQFNQITAFIDGSMVYGSDAATAEGLRTFVGGRMAISDDGLLPLDESGMVIAGDVRASENVGLTAIQTLFVREHNRLADEIFATDPEAADEEIYQRARLVVTSLIQSITYNEFLPALLGEHAIAAYQGYDASVNPGIANEFSTAAFRLGHSTLRDQVGFMSNDGRESQDEMDLKDAFFHASMLEETGIDSLLKFDASVQAQEVDLVVVDSLRNFLFGPPGAGGLDLIAMNIQRGRDHGLSDYNATREAYGLSRVESFGQITSDVELQQKLASLYGNVDNIDLWVGLMAEDHQRDASVGELTGKVIADQFQRARDGDRFFYQSVLTDSEIESIERSTLADLIERNTSVEGLQENVFFMQVELRGRVILASSIPPTTMPGDLREDEIRGVPGVAIELIGASGELVDSTVSDRYGNYRFRALDETGDYQVRLSDSSDAIDVLVAHGAERIRGLDFIVLA is encoded by the coding sequence ATGTTGTTCCGGTTGAAACGCACGATGAAGCATCCTGGCCGCAAGCGGCGTCGATTGCGAGGCGAACCGTTGGAAGCTCGACAGCTGATGGCAGCTGATTTCGGTGGGTACCGTCACAACATCTATGACGCGGAAGACGTCAACGATGACGGTCGTGTTTCAGCCATCGACGCGTTGTTGATCATCAATGCGATGACCAACGAGATCTCGCGTGATGAAAACATGTTCACCGATGTCAACGGTGATGATCGACGCAGTGCTTTGGACGCGCTGCGGGTGATCAATCGAATTGAACGCGGCGATGGATTTCCAGTTGATACCGATGCCGACGAGGAACTGAACCCGCCGCTTCCGGAGACGCCGTCTGAGGTTCGTTCGATCGATGGTACCGGAAACAATCCTAACGATCACTTTTGGGGCAGCGTTGGGCAACGTTTGATACGCATGGCGCCGGCTGCTTATAGCGATGGGATTTCAAAGCTGGCGGGAGCGGACCGACCCAGCGCACGCGAAGTCAGCAATGTGTTGTCGGCAATGAACACCAGTCAGGTGCTCAATGATCGTGGGCTCTCTGCTTTTGTTTACGTGTGGGGGCAATTCATCGATCATGATTTAGGGTTGAGCGAAAGCGACGAGCACGGAGAGGCCATCGACATCGCTGTGCCAGAAGGAGATCTCTGGTTCGATCCGACGGGTTCTGGTGAAGCGGTGATTCCGATGAGGCGAACGCCGATTGCGGAAGGAACGGGAACATCGATCGACAATCCAGCTCAACAGTTCAATCAAATCACGGCCTTCATCGATGGCTCGATGGTTTACGGGAGTGATGCGGCAACCGCAGAAGGTCTGAGGACGTTTGTGGGTGGTCGAATGGCGATCTCCGACGACGGACTGCTTCCTTTGGACGAGAGCGGAATGGTGATCGCCGGCGATGTTCGGGCCAGTGAAAATGTCGGCTTGACGGCGATCCAGACGCTGTTTGTCCGGGAACACAATCGCTTGGCCGACGAAATCTTCGCCACGGACCCCGAAGCAGCCGATGAAGAAATTTACCAGCGAGCCCGGTTGGTCGTGACCAGCTTGATTCAATCGATCACTTACAACGAGTTCCTGCCGGCACTTTTGGGCGAGCACGCGATTGCGGCTTATCAGGGCTACGATGCGTCGGTGAATCCTGGGATCGCGAATGAGTTTTCGACCGCCGCGTTTCGGCTCGGTCACAGCACGCTCCGTGATCAAGTGGGATTCATGTCCAATGACGGACGTGAGAGCCAAGACGAGATGGATTTGAAAGACGCGTTCTTTCACGCGTCGATGTTGGAAGAGACCGGAATCGATTCCCTGTTGAAGTTCGACGCGTCCGTGCAGGCTCAGGAAGTGGATTTGGTCGTGGTCGATTCGTTGCGGAACTTCTTGTTCGGGCCTCCGGGTGCGGGCGGGTTGGATCTCATTGCCATGAACATCCAGCGTGGCCGCGACCATGGCTTGAGCGATTACAACGCGACCCGGGAAGCATACGGTTTGAGTCGAGTGGAATCGTTTGGGCAAATCACCAGCGATGTGGAACTGCAGCAAAAGTTGGCTTCGCTGTACGGCAATGTTGACAACATCGATCTTTGGGTTGGCTTGATGGCCGAAGATCACCAACGCGATGCCTCGGTTGGCGAGCTGACTGGCAAGGTCATTGCCGATCAATTCCAGCGGGCTCGCGACGGCGATCGATTCTTCTATCAAAGCGTGTTGACTGACTCAGAGATTGAGTCGATTGAGCGTTCCACTTTGGCAGACCTGATCGAACGCAACACGAGTGTGGAGGGGCTGCAAGAAAACGTCTTCTTCATGCAAGTGGAACTTCGCGGGCGAGTCATTTTGGCCAGCTCCATTCCGCCGACGACCATGCCGGGCGATTTGCGTGAGGACGAGATTCGAGGTGTGCCGGGAGTGGCGATCGAGTTGATTGGCGCGAGCGGCGAACTCGTTGATTCCACGGTGTCAGATCGATACGGGAATTATCGCTTTCGAGCGTTGGACGAGACAGGTGATTACCAGGTTCGTTTGTCGGATTCCAGCGACGCGATCGATGTTCTCGTCGCTCACGGTGCCGAAAGAATTCGCGGTCTGGATTTTATCGTCCTCGCCTGA
- a CDS encoding matrixin family metalloprotease: MIQRKKQTRRLAIQSLETRRVLAASLGWDGPGLGSAALTYTISGSPSSLTQEETDAAIETAFDAWASVADIEFTEVDQLGLSDSIDISFENLDGGAGTLAQAYFPDDVNPARLAGDIQFDLSENWEVGNSLGNAAFDLVWVAVHEIGHSLGLDHTDASGSVLAPFVSANQSFTQLDEDDAIAITQLYAAADTAADETEEESETADDVEVPADTETMDADDDPVSEDPTTEDPGSNDNGETETEADEHRSRWFAWNRWYRNSFRQRFSGRLEVELNSYNYVNPTDVNEDNSTTALDALMVINQLNQTSDGESSEVATDGLCDVNGDGTVTSLDALLVINAMNDADVESLVSETEAGEAEESESDVESDTSDDTEVIVDEEDDSTIDEGGLVDEPTSMEEEDCNHGSHEFQHGPHGSFPVGLVDGDVEALMERWDTDGDQLLSEAEVPERLWEKWAELDTDADADGLLTTEELAATFLTVREERFLSKDADGDGLITETEVRDQLWAKLSVADGDADGGVSFAEWEAYREESAIAEESAIAEDESGLSQFARVDAAFREVGRSTPRARFTGFRR, encoded by the coding sequence ATGATTCAGCGGAAGAAACAAACACGTCGTCTCGCGATCCAGTCTCTGGAAACACGCCGAGTGCTTGCCGCCAGTTTGGGCTGGGATGGTCCGGGACTGGGCAGTGCCGCCCTGACCTACACGATTTCGGGATCGCCGAGTTCCCTGACGCAGGAAGAAACCGACGCAGCGATCGAAACGGCATTCGATGCTTGGGCCAGCGTGGCGGACATCGAGTTCACGGAAGTCGACCAACTGGGACTGAGTGATTCGATTGATATCTCGTTCGAGAACTTGGACGGAGGAGCCGGCACGCTCGCCCAGGCGTATTTTCCCGACGACGTGAACCCGGCTCGGTTGGCAGGTGACATCCAATTTGATCTGTCGGAAAACTGGGAAGTTGGCAATTCACTTGGAAACGCCGCGTTTGATTTGGTTTGGGTGGCGGTGCACGAAATTGGTCATTCGTTGGGGCTGGATCACACCGATGCCTCTGGAAGTGTTTTGGCACCGTTCGTTTCCGCCAATCAATCGTTCACCCAACTGGATGAGGATGACGCGATTGCGATCACGCAGTTGTACGCGGCGGCGGATACCGCGGCGGACGAGACCGAAGAGGAATCGGAAACGGCGGACGATGTTGAAGTGCCCGCTGACACCGAAACGATGGATGCCGACGACGATCCGGTCTCGGAGGATCCCACGACGGAGGATCCTGGAAGCAATGACAACGGCGAAACGGAGACGGAGGCCGATGAGCATCGGAGCCGGTGGTTTGCTTGGAATCGTTGGTACCGAAACAGTTTTCGGCAACGGTTCAGTGGACGTTTGGAGGTGGAGCTGAATTCTTACAACTACGTCAATCCGACGGACGTCAACGAGGACAACAGCACCACTGCGTTGGATGCTTTGATGGTGATCAACCAGCTCAATCAAACTTCCGATGGCGAATCCAGCGAGGTGGCGACCGACGGGTTGTGTGATGTCAACGGCGACGGAACGGTGACTTCCTTGGACGCTTTGTTGGTCATCAATGCGATGAACGACGCCGACGTTGAAAGTTTGGTCTCCGAAACAGAGGCGGGGGAAGCGGAAGAATCAGAGAGCGACGTGGAATCGGATACCTCGGATGACACGGAAGTCATCGTGGATGAAGAAGATGATTCGACCATTGATGAGGGTGGTTTGGTCGACGAGCCGACATCCATGGAGGAGGAAGATTGCAATCATGGTTCGCATGAATTTCAGCATGGACCGCACGGTTCGTTCCCAGTCGGTTTGGTTGACGGAGACGTGGAGGCGTTGATGGAGCGATGGGACACGGACGGTGACCAGTTGTTGTCGGAAGCAGAGGTTCCTGAGCGACTGTGGGAAAAGTGGGCCGAGTTGGACACCGATGCGGATGCGGATGGTTTGCTCACGACGGAAGAGCTCGCCGCAACATTCTTGACTGTTCGAGAAGAAAGATTTCTGTCCAAAGACGCCGATGGCGATGGCTTGATCACCGAGACCGAGGTTCGCGATCAACTCTGGGCGAAACTGTCCGTGGCCGACGGGGACGCGGATGGGGGTGTTTCGTTCGCTGAGTGGGAAGCCTATCGAGAGGAATCCGCGATCGCAGAGGAATCCGCGATCGCAGAGGACGAATCCGGGCTGTCGCAGTTCGCTCGTGTCGACGCCGCATTCAGGGAGGTGGGGAGGTCTACCCCTCGTGCCCGTTTTACTGGTTTTCGTCGCTGA
- a CDS encoding sigma-70 family RNA polymerase sigma factor, with the protein MVATDSSWTARENESSDREGWGNDLGFIELLDHARAGDRDALGRLLQWYANYLTILASTQLDRRLRKRVNPSDIVQEAMLEAHQDFGDFRGTSQGELLCWLRTILIHTLHRSFKRHVQVQKRDIRREVSLEAVSNRLEESACNWAGILAGNEPSPSAPMRAREGAVELSNQLSKLKPHYREVIVLRVLQGLSFDEIAERMDRKCGAVRMLWLRALESFKASEGQL; encoded by the coding sequence ATGGTCGCCACAGACTCCTCTTGGACGGCACGCGAAAATGAATCCAGTGACCGAGAAGGCTGGGGCAATGACCTCGGGTTCATTGAGTTGCTGGATCATGCGCGGGCTGGTGACCGGGATGCTCTCGGGCGATTGCTTCAGTGGTACGCGAATTACCTGACGATTCTAGCCAGCACCCAGTTGGATCGCCGGTTGCGCAAACGCGTCAATCCGTCGGATATCGTTCAAGAGGCGATGTTGGAAGCGCACCAAGACTTCGGCGATTTTCGTGGGACCAGCCAAGGCGAGTTGCTGTGTTGGTTGCGAACGATCTTGATTCACACGTTGCATCGCAGTTTCAAGCGTCACGTTCAAGTTCAGAAGCGAGACATTCGTCGCGAAGTCTCTTTGGAAGCGGTCAGCAATCGATTGGAGGAATCCGCCTGCAATTGGGCGGGGATTTTAGCAGGCAATGAACCCTCGCCGAGTGCACCCATGCGTGCTCGAGAAGGAGCCGTGGAATTGTCCAATCAGCTCAGCAAGCTCAAACCGCATTACCGCGAAGTGATCGTTCTGCGCGTGCTGCAAGGGCTTTCGTTTGATGAGATTGCGGAGCGGATGGATCGCAAGTGCGGGGCTGTTCGGATGCTTTGGCTGCGTGCATTGGAAAGTTTCAAGGCGTCCGAGGGGCAGCTTTGA
- a CDS encoding serine/threonine-protein kinase: protein MVAFQHSEADSLSADPSLLRGLNEEQQSRLTKLLDEYLVALENGESLDADEIVQQNPDLGSVFHAYLEKLRALYGVAAGMQATLDAPSVPLPTNKQLGDFLLHQEIGRGGMGVVYEASQQSLDRRVAIKLLPLASMLDSHQIARFKNEAHAAGLLQHPHIVPIHSVGSHQGVHYYAMQFIDGIALDAWVRERREEKMAEEIGNGSVASSGETRTESAEQKRDAWKQVIQWGIDIADALHVAHENGVVHRDVKPSNLMLDRSGKIWVTDFGLARCQTEMSLTRSGDVIGTMRYMSPEQARGQSALIDGRADEYSLAATLYECLTLRYAHEGDDAATILKRIDNEEVIPLHLLRPDLPRDLGTVIAKAMSKNREDRYETANEFADDMKRVLRGEPTIARPPSIADRLVRLASKHRRVALAAALIVTLGLVGSAIANAKLATAKQASDENALRATRGELLARGALDRMGTRIAELLVDIPAADSVRRLLLLEMLDYYERFAAEVKDDPTLREDFAMTLAKAGALQSELGDSEQAIKELKRSESIYAALAEDARLNDPVRLHWSTCQNNLAQALVRAGKLEDAARYFVRAMTTQQTLTDRGDSFPSQREAEVSLATTLNNMGLLLMRTDATSEAEKHFVRAIERLQPLLNESVSEAERLPGSKADPVPQKLAAVQSNLAGLLTESDPERAIQHAGQALDSQLKFLQSDPGDAKVAGQTIVTLNTLGAAQSATGRHTQAIKTFEQAIEIGSQVVVRWPNHPNYRRDLALSFNHLGLTQSKRGALQEARKAFEKALETGQSLAVQFPEDAETQSMLGGVWNNYGFLQQQLGETESAARAYSQAIKLQSVAVSVAPEVARYNDYLRKHQANHQKVMASNGNSRRQEEPQGLTHEAN, encoded by the coding sequence ATGGTCGCTTTCCAGCATTCGGAGGCGGATTCACTTTCGGCGGATCCTTCGCTGCTGCGCGGGTTGAACGAAGAGCAACAATCACGGCTGACCAAGTTGCTGGATGAGTATTTGGTTGCGTTGGAAAACGGCGAGAGTTTGGATGCGGATGAAATTGTCCAGCAAAATCCCGACTTAGGATCGGTCTTTCACGCGTACCTTGAAAAACTGCGTGCGCTCTACGGTGTCGCGGCGGGCATGCAGGCCACGCTCGATGCGCCGTCTGTTCCTCTTCCCACGAACAAGCAACTTGGCGACTTCCTTTTGCACCAAGAAATTGGTCGCGGTGGGATGGGAGTTGTCTACGAGGCCAGCCAGCAGTCGCTTGATCGACGCGTCGCGATCAAGTTGCTGCCGCTGGCTTCCATGTTGGACTCTCACCAGATCGCAAGGTTCAAGAACGAAGCTCATGCGGCTGGTCTGTTGCAGCACCCGCACATTGTTCCGATTCACAGTGTCGGTAGTCATCAAGGCGTCCATTACTACGCGATGCAGTTCATTGACGGAATTGCTTTGGATGCATGGGTGCGAGAACGCCGTGAAGAGAAGATGGCTGAAGAGATCGGCAATGGATCGGTAGCGTCGTCCGGTGAAACTCGCACTGAGTCGGCGGAGCAGAAGCGAGACGCTTGGAAACAAGTGATCCAGTGGGGGATCGACATCGCCGATGCGTTGCATGTTGCACATGAGAACGGCGTGGTGCATCGCGACGTGAAGCCTTCCAATTTGATGCTCGATCGATCTGGCAAAATTTGGGTCACCGATTTTGGATTGGCCCGTTGCCAGACGGAGATGTCGCTAACCCGATCCGGTGATGTGATTGGGACGATGCGGTACATGAGTCCCGAACAGGCTCGTGGGCAATCGGCTTTGATTGATGGACGAGCCGATGAGTATTCCTTGGCTGCGACGTTGTACGAATGTCTGACGCTGCGGTACGCTCATGAAGGAGACGACGCGGCAACGATTCTGAAGCGAATCGACAATGAGGAGGTGATCCCCTTGCATCTGTTGCGGCCCGATTTGCCTCGTGATTTGGGGACGGTCATCGCGAAAGCCATGTCGAAGAATCGCGAAGATCGATATGAAACTGCGAATGAGTTTGCCGATGACATGAAGCGGGTGCTGCGAGGCGAACCCACGATCGCCCGACCACCGTCCATCGCGGATCGGTTGGTTCGGCTGGCCTCCAAACATCGTCGTGTTGCGTTGGCAGCCGCTTTGATTGTGACGCTGGGTTTGGTCGGTTCCGCCATTGCCAATGCCAAGTTGGCGACTGCAAAGCAGGCGTCGGACGAAAATGCATTGCGGGCCACTCGGGGCGAGTTGCTGGCGCGAGGGGCCTTGGATCGGATGGGGACGCGCATCGCCGAGTTGCTGGTTGATATTCCCGCAGCGGACTCGGTACGCCGTTTGTTGTTGTTGGAAATGTTGGACTACTACGAACGGTTCGCCGCGGAAGTCAAAGACGATCCAACGCTTCGAGAGGATTTTGCGATGACACTCGCGAAAGCGGGGGCGTTGCAGTCGGAACTTGGCGACAGCGAGCAGGCGATCAAAGAGCTCAAACGCAGTGAATCGATTTACGCGGCGTTGGCGGAGGACGCTAGGCTCAATGATCCCGTGCGGTTGCACTGGTCGACTTGTCAGAACAACTTGGCACAGGCCTTGGTTCGGGCAGGAAAACTCGAAGACGCTGCTCGCTACTTCGTGCGAGCGATGACGACCCAGCAGACGCTGACTGATCGAGGCGATTCGTTTCCTTCGCAACGAGAGGCGGAGGTGTCGCTCGCGACCACTTTGAACAACATGGGTTTGTTGTTGATGCGAACGGACGCGACGTCCGAGGCCGAAAAGCATTTTGTCAGAGCGATCGAGCGACTTCAGCCTTTGTTGAATGAGTCGGTCTCGGAAGCTGAACGTTTGCCGGGATCGAAGGCTGATCCCGTTCCACAGAAGCTTGCGGCGGTGCAGTCCAACTTGGCCGGCTTGTTAACCGAATCGGATCCTGAAAGAGCAATTCAGCATGCGGGCCAGGCACTCGATTCGCAATTGAAATTTTTGCAGTCAGACCCCGGTGATGCGAAGGTTGCTGGGCAGACGATCGTGACACTGAACACGCTCGGTGCCGCACAGTCAGCAACGGGACGCCACACCCAGGCAATCAAGACGTTTGAACAAGCGATTGAGATTGGCAGCCAAGTGGTTGTTCGTTGGCCGAATCATCCCAATTATCGACGGGATCTCGCCTTGAGTTTCAATCACCTGGGTTTGACTCAGTCGAAGAGGGGGGCTCTGCAAGAGGCTCGCAAGGCGTTTGAAAAGGCATTGGAAACAGGCCAGTCGCTGGCGGTCCAATTCCCGGAGGATGCTGAGACTCAGAGCATGCTCGGCGGGGTTTGGAATAACTACGGTTTCTTGCAGCAGCAACTGGGGGAGACGGAATCCGCCGCCCGAGCGTATTCTCAAGCAATCAAGCTTCAATCCGTCGCCGTTTCGGTTGCTCCCGAAGTTGCGCGTTACAATGACTACCTGCGAAAGCATCAGGCCAATCATCAAAAAGTGATGGCATCCAATGGAAATTCGCGGCGTCAAGAAGAGCCACAAGGATTGACCCATGAAGCCAACTGA
- a CDS encoding PQQ-binding-like beta-propeller repeat protein, whose product MRHSTFFCGLALLACCTPNAISSATGNDVNRDWPQWRGPDSSGAALESNPPTTWSESENILWKIDVPGVGSSTPIVLGDRVYVSTAVKTERMVEGAGSSEAPAEASQEAAPPRGNRRAGGGRPEGGRGGPERGGRGRGGRGGEAKPTNYHDFMVIAYDRTDGKEIWRTSLTQEVPHEAGHNTNTLASASPITDGEKLYMSFGSRGVFCLDLDGKQLWSVDLGQMQTRNQFGEGSSPAVHNSTLVVPWDHEGESFIVALDAATGDEKWRQSRDEQTTWSTPLITEYEGRTQVITNGSKRVRSYDLATGELIWECGGQAGNPIPSPVRFEDNVIVMTGFRGYAIYSIPLSAKGDITDSDVITWIEEDAAPYVPSPVLYKGQLYFVKANNGVLVSRQAKTGELVIDQTRLPDIASVYASPVAAADRVYFTGRDGTTLVLRHGNELEAIATNKLDDEIDASAAIVGDQIFLRGKSHLYCIGE is encoded by the coding sequence TTGCGACACTCGACCTTTTTTTGTGGTTTGGCACTGTTGGCATGCTGTACTCCAAACGCCATTTCGTCCGCGACGGGCAATGATGTGAACCGCGATTGGCCTCAGTGGCGAGGTCCTGATTCGTCGGGCGCCGCTCTGGAATCCAATCCGCCGACGACTTGGAGTGAGTCGGAAAACATTCTCTGGAAAATTGACGTTCCTGGCGTCGGAAGCAGCACGCCAATCGTTCTCGGTGATCGGGTGTACGTCAGCACGGCCGTGAAAACCGAGCGGATGGTGGAAGGTGCTGGTTCCAGCGAAGCACCCGCCGAGGCGTCGCAGGAAGCCGCTCCGCCACGCGGGAACCGACGCGCTGGAGGCGGACGTCCGGAAGGTGGACGCGGGGGACCGGAACGCGGCGGGCGAGGTCGCGGCGGCCGAGGTGGTGAGGCGAAGCCGACGAACTATCACGATTTCATGGTGATTGCTTACGACCGCACCGACGGCAAAGAAATCTGGCGGACATCGTTGACGCAAGAGGTGCCTCACGAAGCCGGTCACAACACCAACACGCTGGCATCGGCTTCGCCCATCACGGATGGCGAAAAATTGTACATGTCGTTTGGGTCGCGAGGTGTTTTCTGTTTGGACCTCGATGGCAAGCAGTTGTGGAGTGTCGACTTGGGCCAGATGCAAACTCGCAATCAATTTGGCGAAGGCAGTTCGCCTGCCGTCCACAACAGCACCTTGGTTGTGCCCTGGGATCATGAAGGCGAATCCTTCATCGTCGCCTTGGACGCCGCGACCGGAGACGAAAAATGGCGTCAAAGTCGCGATGAACAAACGACTTGGTCGACGCCACTGATCACCGAGTACGAAGGCCGCACACAGGTCATCACCAATGGTTCCAAGCGAGTCCGCAGCTATGACTTGGCGACCGGAGAACTGATTTGGGAATGTGGCGGGCAGGCTGGTAACCCGATCCCCTCCCCCGTTCGTTTTGAAGACAATGTCATCGTGATGACCGGCTTTCGTGGTTACGCGATTTATTCGATTCCACTGAGTGCCAAGGGCGACATCACCGACAGCGACGTGATCACTTGGATCGAAGAAGATGCGGCTCCCTATGTGCCTTCGCCGGTGCTTTACAAAGGTCAGCTGTACTTCGTGAAGGCCAACAACGGTGTTTTGGTTTCTCGCCAGGCGAAGACGGGAGAATTGGTGATCGACCAAACTCGTCTGCCAGACATCGCATCGGTTTATGCCTCGCCGGTTGCCGCGGCGGATCGCGTGTACTTCACCGGTCGTGATGGAACCACTCTGGTATTGCGCCATGGCAATGAGTTGGAAGCCATTGCCACCAACAAGTTGGATGACGAAATCGATGCGTCGGCAGCGATCGTCGGCGACCAGATCTTTCTGCGTGGCAAGTCACATTTGTACTGCATTGGCGAGTAG
- a CDS encoding dienelactone hydrolase family protein: MCDQDHFEEDLKKYSRRDIGTLAAAGIGAAMMLPKVADAAEVSGRDVEIETPDGKCDAYFVAPSSGSHAAVLIWPDIFGLRPAFRQMGKRLAESGYSVLVVNPFYRQQKAPTAANGANTSIAEVRPLARSLTPETHTTDAQAFVAWLDKQAQVDTGKPIGTTGYCMGGPIVFRTAAAVPDRIGAAATFHGGGLVSDGDDSPHRLIPKMKADFLIAVAENDDQRDPEAKTVLKESFEEANLAAEIEVYPAGHGWCPPDTRVHNPEQAEKAWSRMLALFEKALA; this comes from the coding sequence ATGTGTGACCAGGATCATTTCGAAGAAGATCTGAAGAAGTATTCGCGTCGTGATATCGGAACCTTGGCCGCGGCTGGAATTGGTGCTGCCATGATGCTTCCCAAAGTCGCCGACGCGGCGGAAGTCAGCGGACGCGACGTTGAGATCGAAACGCCGGACGGCAAGTGTGACGCTTACTTCGTGGCTCCTTCCTCGGGATCGCATGCGGCTGTTTTGATCTGGCCGGACATCTTTGGTTTGCGTCCTGCCTTTCGTCAAATGGGAAAACGCTTGGCCGAATCGGGGTACAGCGTGTTGGTGGTCAATCCGTTTTATCGCCAACAAAAAGCTCCGACGGCCGCCAATGGGGCCAACACGTCGATCGCAGAGGTGCGGCCTTTGGCTCGCTCTCTGACCCCGGAAACGCACACCACCGATGCGCAAGCGTTTGTGGCTTGGTTGGACAAGCAAGCCCAGGTCGACACGGGCAAACCGATTGGCACAACGGGCTATTGCATGGGTGGGCCAATCGTCTTTCGAACCGCCGCTGCGGTTCCCGATCGCATCGGTGCGGCAGCGACGTTCCATGGTGGCGGATTGGTGTCCGACGGGGACGACAGCCCGCATCGGTTGATTCCAAAGATGAAAGCGGACTTTCTGATCGCGGTTGCGGAGAACGATGACCAACGCGATCCGGAAGCGAAAACCGTGCTGAAGGAATCGTTTGAAGAGGCCAATCTCGCAGCTGAGATCGAAGTCTACCCTGCGGGGCACGGTTGGTGCCCTCCCGACACGCGAGTTCACAATCCAGAGCAAGCTGAGAAAGCTTGGAGCCGGATGCTCGCGTTGTTCGAGAAGGCCTTGGCCTGA